agaataataaaatcaaaaaatcAGAATCACAGCCCAAACAGAAACCTTTTACAGAGCTGGAGAAggtataaaaagataaaattaaaaaaaaaattaaaaatatgggAGATAATAACTATTAGTGAAATCAtcagaaacagacacagagacatgaCCAAAGAGtggaagaaaaataattaaaaaaaaagaaaattctagAGTATttcaaaattcacaaaattttaaaacaaacagcaggAAAATACAGGTGAAATAAAAGCCCACGTTTATATCACGttcaaaaaatatcatatgattttttcccttttttgcgATAATGACAGTACAGTTTTACTGGGTGTACcgaattttaaaaagttatactttcagaatttttttttctaaaaatctaAGAAGTAACATAAGAAAGACTgtgcagttatacaaaaataatgcacacctcctgaccaatcagatttgataaTTCAACCACACTGTGAACAAATTATTATTGAATAACTGAAACTTCAGACCCTTTATGCCCAAATAATCAGTTTGCTTTTGCTCCTCGAacagaaatagatcccaaagaagccacgctcactttatagcatgtcaCCTAGCTATAAACAATGATTTGTACGTTTGTACAAGGTGCATTCAGTGAAATTCCATTCccctctcttcttccttttcatctcaCGACCTTCCATATTTTAAGGCATCGTTTGCCACGTCCACTGATGATATCACTAACGCTattgtagtaacagtttcagtgGGAatgttgctagaattggaattttacgTAGCcaacacagacaagcagagcgatacaaacagtgaaacatcccagtgcagttatactaAATATGAGCATGCTCGTCCAAATTAacggaccagaactaactgtagTGTAAATACAATTAAGCAAtgcctgaccaatcagatttgagaaaacAACAGtagtgaaataaaatcactaTAATGTACGTCCTGGCTTTTATAaaactgtaacaaaaacaatatgataaaatgtAGTGTTCAATAAACAATTCATAGTTAACTGTAAGCTTACATAATGGACAAAGATTAGGTCATTCTGTGGATAGGCAATGGCTGTACTGtacctttttttgctttttgttttggttttgtttttcaaaatcGTCACAATAATACTagtcactggtgtgtgtgtgtgtgtgtgtgtctctcaagGACTTCGAACATGGCTCAGCCGATTAGATTTTACATGTGAAACTAAATATGCTTAATAAAGGTTCTTAGCTGCCTAGTGAGCTACTTGGACATAACACATGTTACACGGTTCAACATAGAATCTTTATGGGTTCTCCTTAGATGAACAAACCAAAGACCTCTTTACGGTTCTAGTTttagcattttcttttctgaataTACATAGAACCATTCTCTTCGATATAGGGTAGCAGAATTTTTGCCACCAAAGAATACTTCAGCTGATGTAGACTGGCAACAACAGGACCTAATGGTCCTAACTGGCCAAGGTAGAACTGTTGGTGGCTGAATGGTTACTCATAAAGGATCACACAATGTTGATATTTTAAATCAACAGTGGTGTAAATACACAACATGTTGTAATGACACTGTGCACTGAAATAAAGATATggtcttttttcctcttgtcagtgtgtttatttcaaTTACTTCTCATTATACTGGAAAATTAACTTTCTCTGGAAGCCCAAATTCTGTTTAGATTCTGTCTGTGATGGTTATTGTTTCTAAATGGGGGGGAAAAATACATGATACAGTAAAGCTACAGATGTACCAGATGTGGGCTGTGTTTCATTTGCTGTTGTGCGCTATTGCCTCGGCTTGTTTAGTGCCTTTCATTTCCAATAATGAAGCCTCTGGACTTGTCtaataaaacatcacacagtAGGTTTAATTTAGCAAGAAAGGTTTATTTAAGAAGTACAATTTAAGGAATAACAATTGCTTAGAAAATTACTTACAAATTAAATGACAGTTTActctttaatttaataaatagtttACTGTATTATTGGCATGGCCGCTGATAAATATAAAAGGCATAAAAGGCTAGCACTGCAAGAAGTAGTTGTTTCCCAGCACGCGCATCAGCGTTGATTCGCTAAACTCGAATATGTTTTTTCCACTGAAGACGTAGGTGAAACCTGCAGAAACATGTGGTGTGAATAAAGTCAGCATTTTGATATAACTAGGTCCAAATTAGCCCAGATTATTTAGgaaatttattaattcattaaatacTGACCACTGTACTCGAAGGCTGCAGTAACCTTTCCTGTCATTCCTGGGAATCTCTCTTCCACCTGTTTAGGGTAACCCTTGTCCATCTTCTTGGTGCTCATGTCatagctttaaaaatatttctattagTAAATAGCTTGAAAAAGAATGAGTATCccatcttctttcttttttatttttttaaaataacaatgcACTAAGATGTACCTGTAGTATGATTTGCCAACAAAGAACAATGCCCTTCCAGTATACTCATCATAAACAGCAGCAGTGATGTTCTTCACTTTAGCTGGCAACCTGAAGCTACTGAGACTCTTGTGATTCATGAGGTCATACCCATTGAAAGCCCAGACCTCCTGACCTAAAGATCATAAACACAAGTACACACCAAATCATATGTACCTTATGTagattttatattgttattgttaatcACAGTATACTAAAATtcaatcaataaatattttaaagcacttttacttttaaagatGTACATCAAGCCATCTGATGGATTTTCAAAGGCAGCATCGATATTATCAGGAAGCTCAGGCCAGAAGGTCTTTATCAGATATTGTTCAGTTTGAGGGATCTGAGATTGGCGGCGCcagaaaaatctgaaaaacagaaatatgcaTCAAATGGTTAAACCATAAAAGAAGCTCAAAAATTATTTAGAAGGTTTTAGAAAATTTTTATATTCATGCATACTTATTCTTGAAGAAGTACATCTCTCCACGCAGGGTTGTAACAGCATCCAGGACCAGATTGGGGTCACAGGCATTAGGAGTGGGTGGAGCTGTGGGCTCGGGTTTATCGGGTTTGTCAGGGTTTGAGCCTGTTGAATTCATTTAACTTTGTTAAACAGATGTTTGACATGTCAGATTTTCTAGACAACTAGTCACAAAATGACAATTCCAGAAGCTTACCATAGAGAGCCTGAATTTTACCGACATCATCTCGAGGAAGAACGAAGCTGTCAACATCTCTGTAGGTGTACCTTGCATTCATGAGAGCTCCGGGATCACGGGAATGATCAAGGCCCAGGGCGTGTCCAAATTCATGGGCAGCCACCAAGAACAAGTTGTATCCTGTGGTACCCCAATAAAGATGGATGTacatgatgtttatttttgtatattgcACACTGCATTGTGTATATTTCAAGTTTGATGAAATGTGAGACTATTTACCATTAGATTTGAAAGTGAAGGTCTCATCGTCATCAAAATGGGTATCTCCGCCGAGGCCAGAAGCGGGGCCAAATGCATGAGCCAAGACACCATTAGGTCCATCAAACGGGGAGCCATCACCATGATctggaaataaaaaacattcatatacATAGCTTAGTGTTGCTGAATACTCTATTAACATCAGTATACATTTGGAAAAATTTCAGTCTACATCAGACTTTGAGTTGTAAAGGCAAAACCTGAAGCAATTGAGTTCATGTCACAAATGTACATGTGCTGACCATTAATTGACCGTGTTTCTGAAAGGTGCTCTGCCCTATGATTTATTCAAATGGAGGCTTTCACAATCTCTAACTTACCCTGTCAGTAAGAACTTGTTCAACATTATATAGAATTTCACAAGAAAGACTTCAAGACAGGATAAAGTGAGAGACTCACCTCCAACAGTAAAAGAGATCATAATGTCAGCTACACCACTGTACATGCGGGTGAACCTCAAAGGAGTGACGCGAGCCCAGACTTGTAGTGCTTTCTCAATAGAGTCATCCACTTCAGCCACAGACATGTCGGGAGTGTAATTCTCAATCCTGTAGAGTAAAAATAACAAAGTGTAACTTACTAAATCAGTTCACATGTTTAATACATAAAGCTATAATGGGCTTAAGACCACTACGCTACTCATACCTGTAAGTCAAATTGTTGGTTGACCATTTGTTACTTGAAGAGCCATCAGTGTAGGCAGCCACATCTGGAACTCCACAGCGAGGCTTCTTCATCATCTCCAGCGTTTCAGCGTCCAGAGTTCCTGTCACCTTTAACCCGAAAAACTGCTGCATCTCACTCAGCTTCAAGCTCATCTCACTGACCTTGCGCCCCAAAGATGGCTTGTTCTCCTTTTGCATGTTGTAGAATTTCTTTAAGTAATTCTggttaaatagaaaaaaatgtatagttgGAAACCtggctaaataaaataaaaataaaataaaataaaaacaaaatttaaaaaatcctgagTAATTTCAAGTTGCACAGTGCAATGGCATTCTTACCTCTGCAAATTCTTCATCGTTCAAGTGAGTAGAGAGTGGTACTGAGTGTACCACGAACACCATGGCAACGAGGATGCACAACTGGTAGTAAGTCTTCATTTTGCTTCTCTTCTAATAAACCAATGTAGTTTGGGCTTTGCTCCCAGCTTTTATATGAAAAAGGAAGGGATATTGAGCAACAATCTACGTCATTAGACAATGACAGATTACAGACCTAGGTAATCAAGGATGACTCCATATCctgaatttcccaaaatatagCCTAAAGCAATTGGACGACAGAGTTAACAAccaatataatttaattacaatttttttatgacCTACAAATGACAGTACTACTTATTATGGCAGAATAATGTGGCTGAactttttgtaaagttttaatCTAGCTAACAAGTTTTCCTTTGTTTGTCCTCCTGAGGGAATAAATCCTACACCAGAGGTTCAACTTTCAGAAAAGATTCCACTTTAGAAAATAGAACCATGAATCATCCAAAGAACATTTGAGGAAtccttttttctaaaagtgtatgATCAGTTAGATACTACAACATTTGAAACATAACTTTCCCATGTAAGTAATATTTGGtgcaaaacatttcacaaaaacaaccaaacaactCAATCCATACAAggtccaatatatatatatatatatatatatatatatatatatatatatgtgtgtgtgtgtgtgtgtgtgtgtgttttaaattcaTGCCTAGTGTGCAAAGCTGTATTACATTtagaaaatatattgaatacTATGAATCATGATggacgatttttttttttttccttttctcttgcCAATTTGACATGGAAAACCAATTTGGCATGAACCAACTtaagttttaaataatacatcAACTTATTTTGCTTTCTATCACTTTGTAATGAGATACATCATTAGCTCTATCTAAACCACGTTAATGATTTGTCTTTAGTTAGAATCCGTGTAGGGTCTTTGgttttttgtttcgttttgtttttttgtgagctGTTATTGGATGATATATTGCATATCCTGCTCTCTGCTGCTTTAAACTGGGTCTTCCCCAACTGATGTTGAGCCATATACTGTAAAACTCTTGCTCAAGCCAAAACAAACCATATTACATCTCTAAAGGCAGGATGGTGACAAATACTATTGTCTTTATTTGGGTTTTTCAGCCTGACTGCGTACCTGCTGATATCATCATTCATTTCCCTTGAATCTTTGGCCAATTTTGTCAACCTGCAGGAAATTGGTTTGCATAATTGTGCAGTTTGGTTCCCATTAAAGTTGCCATGCCCAAAAAATTCACACAGTCAAATTCTGACACATGACTTGTGTAGGATAGGTGTATTCCAGATATTCCAAATCTTGTGCTTTCCAGTACTAAAATCCAGTTTCATGCATGCATAAGATAGTAGACTTTCATTCAAACTGCCTGAATTGATGCTAGCTTGTTGCAGtggaaatatgttttatatatagcaGCCTTATCCTTGAAAAATACCATGATGCTGCATATGTTCTCATAGACAGAATCCATGtgtatcatttaaaaaactgtattaTTGTGGGGCCTTTTTTGTCAAAACATAGGATTGCAAGATGTCTCAATGGATACAGGCTTTTTATCATCAGCTGCCTTTTTTCATTAGCTTGGTTTAATTTGCTTTTAGGCacgttaacattttttttttttaccattacaGTATTCCCTTAAATAaggggttctcaaacattttaCAGTCAGGGATACctgtaactgttaaaaaaaatcacacacccCCTCAGTgtagatttattttacacacaaactgtttaaaaaataggcacattatttacatgtgtacaataatattttggctatttattggagccatagaaCCCATGGAacccattttattaaaaatgtcattagatTCAGAATTGGCATAATAACTGACCTTTAGGGGCCCCAGACCCCATGTTGAGAACCCTAGACTTAAATCATTTGTAAATCATCAATTAGCTGCTAAATTCATACTTGCCTTAGAGTCACATAAATAGCATatttcagtcaggatttagtACAGTACTGAAACAGCACTGGGTAAAGAAGTAAATTACATATGACTTCCCCCATCCCAGTTAGTGTTGCATCTTTCTTCTCAGTGCAGCTTTTGCTACTGTAGGTCACAATATTCCCCTAGAGGAACTAAAAAGTCTTGTTGAGGCTAAGAGAAGAGCCCTTGCTTGGCACAGATCCTATCTAACTGGCACTTATTAGTTTGTAAAAGTTAATGGTGACTCCAGAAATAAATGTGACACAGAAATAAAGTTACACAAGTGTTGGTGTTACACAAGGCTCTGATCTAGATCTGCTCTGCTCTGATCACCCTTTGAGGCCACTGCATGCTCCTATAATACCtaatacctaataatctgttctgTCTATCAAGCTGGCCAATGTGGTTTTCTGCACTTTATAACTTGCCTCCTGCTGTTGTGGAAAACCTCACCTGGATATCTTAAACACTTTAACTTCCAAAAAAACTTTTGAATTGTTGTTGGCCAGCAACCTAAAGCTTTGGATCAGCTGAAGGTTAAAATCGGGAAGCAATCAGACAAAATCACAGAGACCACCCTCAAATCAGGCATGCTGGAGCTCACCAGAAAATCAGATGGAAGATGCCAGCAAGACAAAACAAGCAAAGTTTGAGGAACTTTTGGCGCAGTGCTGTTCAATCAAATGAAGAACCAAGGGTGACCCAGTTGAGATGGGCTCCAGGGGCTTTGCAGGCCAGTGCCTCACCTGAATCTACAGTCTACATGACCAGAGTCATTAGGAGTGCTGCAGAGGCAGCAGAGAAAACTTCTAGATGGTTGTGTGTCAGAAGGTGTGAGCCACGGACTATGTTCTACTGGGATGTAAGCCAGGACTGTGATCCCAGGACAAATCACtgctgatgcgtgtgatgaatGTGCGGATCACTGAGTCTGGGCGTCTGGCCAACCGGAAATGCAGcttgcagcttttattattattactagtagtagtagtagtagtaatgttgttgttgtcgttgttatATTATTTTAGGTTAGTATACTCTAAGAAAttttctttggttgtccctctgaGGAATCCTATAAAGTAGAACCTACAACAGAGTGCTTTGCAATCAGTagaggttccaagtagaacacTTTTTAGTTAGAAAAAAGTTTAGAACCCATAATTATCCAACAAACccttaaaaaaaacttgaagaaccctttttttagattgtagcattttttttgttgattcaCATCATCACCAAATAGATAGAAGGACATTGTTCTTTTGTGTAATAGATATCATAGCAGCCTCACAGTAGGTTGAAATTgccatgaaatgttttattttattttttcaactcaaaaaattataattactcAGAAAGGAAAATAGCAAGCACATAAAACATAATATGCAGAGTATAATGCTCTGTAAATTCTTTAAAAGTTTGCTCTAGAAATGAATTTCCCTGCTGTCTGTGGGGCAGGTAAATATGAAAGATTAGCACTGAAAAAAGTGGTTGCTTTTCAGCACGTCCACCAGCCTTCCGTTACTGTACTGGAAAACCTGTGGCCCACTGAAGAGATAGATATAACCTGAAAAACATATTGTGTGCCGTTTTAGTCAAACCTGATGACTTCGGTTATTCAGGAGTTTCTAAAATTTGGTAAATACTGACCATGTTCCTGGAAAGCTGCAGTAACTTTACTTATCATTCCTGGGAAGCTTTGTTGCACTGGTTTGGGGTAACCCCTGTCCATCTTTTTGTTCTCCATGTC
This is a stretch of genomic DNA from Pangasianodon hypophthalmus isolate fPanHyp1 chromosome 17, fPanHyp1.pri, whole genome shotgun sequence. It encodes these proteins:
- the LOC113544715 gene encoding collagenase 3-like translates to MKTYYQLCILVAMVFVVHSVPLSTHLNDEEFAENYLKKFYNMQKENKPSLGRKVSEMSLKLSEMQQFFGLKVTGTLDAETLEMMKKPRCGVPDVAAYTDGSSSNKWSTNNLTYRIENYTPDMSVAEVDDSIEKALQVWARVTPLRFTRMYSGVADIMISFTVGDHGDGSPFDGPNGVLAHAFGPASGLGGDTHFDDDETFTFKSNGYNLFLVAAHEFGHALGLDHSRDPGALMNARYTYRDVDSFVLPRDDVGKIQALYGSNPDKPDKPEPTAPPTPNACDPNLVLDAVTTLRGEMYFFKNKFFWRRQSQIPQTEQYLIKTFWPELPDNIDAAFENPSDGLMYIFKSQEVWAFNGYDLMNHKSLSSFRLPAKVKNITAAVYDEYTGRALFFVGKSYYSYDMSTKKMDKGYPKQVEERFPGMTGKVTAAFEYSGFTYVFSGKNIFEFSESTLMRVLGNNYFLQC